The following coding sequences are from one Candidatus Zixiibacteriota bacterium window:
- a CDS encoding glycosyltransferase family 39 protein yields MLVGLYVLALALRLVYLVEIQDLPTFDTSLLDEQYHLQLARQILSGSLPAEPYFRAPLYPYFLAGIVAVTGDEVWWPRVLQIVVGAFLPVLLAYLGRKLFDWRIGIAAGVVAAMYPSFLFYEGSLLIESIMPVAIILLLVQLQRCREVGSFASFLIGGILLGVNCLLRPNMLLFVPALLLWCWLVFNPTLGFAKALKRYLVLVFGCAITIAPVTLRNYVVSGDPVLIAWQGGINFYIGNNHNSNGWSAGVREFGSSWESLYSSPVALAEKALGGAVAEIRCI; encoded by the coding sequence GGCACTCGCACTTCGCCTCGTGTACTTGGTGGAAATACAGGATCTTCCTACATTCGATACCTCACTCCTCGATGAGCAGTACCACCTGCAACTTGCGAGACAAATCTTATCGGGCAGCCTACCTGCAGAACCCTATTTTCGCGCTCCACTCTACCCATATTTTCTGGCAGGTATTGTAGCAGTTACGGGGGACGAGGTTTGGTGGCCACGCGTTCTCCAAATAGTGGTGGGAGCATTCTTGCCAGTACTCCTGGCCTACTTGGGGCGAAAGCTCTTCGACTGGCGGATTGGAATTGCAGCCGGGGTCGTGGCCGCAATGTATCCCAGCTTTCTCTTTTACGAGGGGTCTCTGCTCATAGAGTCGATTATGCCTGTAGCTATCATCCTGCTGTTAGTACAGTTACAGCGCTGCCGCGAAGTAGGGTCGTTTGCGTCTTTCTTGATTGGGGGCATTCTGCTGGGTGTGAATTGTCTGCTCAGACCAAACATGCTCCTGTTTGTCCCAGCGCTGCTCCTGTGGTGCTGGCTTGTGTTCAATCCCACCCTCGGTTTCGCAAAAGCTTTGAAGAGATACCTGGTTCTCGTTTTCGGCTGTGCCATTACAATTGCGCCGGTTACCCTGCGGAATTACGTCGTATCCGGCGATCCGGTGCTGATTGCCTGGCAAGGTGGAATCAACTTTTACATCGGTAACAACCATAATTCGAACGGATGGTCTGCCGGAGTCCGAGAATTCGGTTCTTCTTGGGAATCCCTTTACTCAAGTCCAGTAGCTCTTGCCGAAAAGGCTCTGGGGGGGGCAGTTGCAGAAATCCGATGTATCTGA
- a CDS encoding tetratricopeptide repeat protein, producing MQKSDVSDYWYERGWSEIRSDIVRSCGHLLHKVRLSINGYEIPNDFSIYAVRDYSVILRATVFAVGVFFPFGLLLPLAAVGILLSIRDWKRFMSHYLLLLAYGATLVIFFVNARFREPLIPVLILFAVYGGNRIWQCIRAQNWRLLFGALVLLVLTGVESNSYRLEISQDRLRAYDFAQLAKADGIKGDIHNAILNYRRALELFPNYADAANSLGYLLVQQKKLPEASDLFRNAIAMDFANILGHLNYAATLADLGQIDSAIIEMRNAIRMLPPNDTLHAQLGFFLARKGEELEAITELEEALRINPQNSAAKRLLERVRSQ from the coding sequence TTGCAGAAATCCGATGTATCTGATTACTGGTACGAACGAGGGTGGTCGGAAATTCGGTCGGACATTGTCCGTTCGTGCGGCCATTTACTTCACAAAGTCCGACTTTCCATCAACGGCTATGAGATTCCCAACGATTTCAGCATCTATGCGGTTCGTGACTACTCTGTTATCCTTCGAGCGACAGTGTTTGCGGTCGGCGTTTTTTTCCCCTTTGGGTTACTCCTGCCTTTGGCTGCGGTAGGGATACTCCTCTCAATCCGCGACTGGAAACGCTTTATGAGCCACTATCTACTCCTCTTAGCGTATGGTGCGACTCTGGTTATCTTCTTTGTCAACGCCCGGTTCCGAGAGCCCTTGATCCCGGTTCTAATTCTATTTGCGGTCTATGGTGGCAACAGAATTTGGCAATGTATTAGGGCACAGAACTGGAGGCTGCTATTCGGTGCGCTTGTTCTCCTGGTATTAACTGGCGTCGAGTCTAACAGTTACCGGCTCGAAATCTCGCAAGATCGCCTACGAGCATACGACTTCGCACAGCTTGCCAAGGCAGACGGAATCAAAGGAGATATTCATAATGCTATTTTGAACTATCGTAGAGCTTTGGAGTTGTTCCCGAATTACGCCGACGCGGCAAACTCGCTGGGGTACCTTTTGGTGCAACAGAAAAAACTACCCGAGGCATCCGATCTCTTTCGGAACGCTATTGCGATGGACTTTGCCAATATTCTCGGCCACCTGAATTACGCCGCGACATTAGCGGATCTCGGACAGATTGACTCAGCGATAATTGAAATGAGGAACGCTATTCGAATGCTCCCACCCAATGACACTTTGCACGCACAACTCGGCTTTTTCCTCGCGAGAAAAGGGGAGGAACTCGAAGCTATCACGGAACTCGAGGAGGCTTTGAGGATCAATCCCCAAAACAGTGCTGCCAAGCGGCTATTGGAGAGAGTTCGAAGTCAATAG